The Methanoregula boonei 6A8 genome has a window encoding:
- a CDS encoding deoxyguanosinetriphosphate triphosphohydrolase family protein: MVKQRDQDPDRNAAIFRYTREREALLSPRASRSDQALRRKSRKPEDIRTPYSRDADRILHTRAYTRYIDKTQVFYLVENDHITHRVIHVQLVSKIARTIGRCLRLNEDLIEAIALGHDIGHIPYGHFGEACLSDLCLEHGIGKFAHNVQSVRSLDRIEDQDLTMQVLDGILCHNGEAEDLRMSPESCPDWATFDRKVCANETGGRPGSPMTLEGCVVKFADTIAYIGRDLQDAQEVGLIKNPGEIPQECQEVFGSDNRAIIDTLIRDLLENSDADDKCFISYSREVEHALATLRAFSRHTIYNNPKLTAEREKIRTMYRVLFLTYLSDIESDRRSSKIFSDFINAPWVNREYLHTTPPAGLTRDFISGMTDRYFLKRFEDCVIPHRIEGAFR; this comes from the coding sequence ATGGTAAAGCAGAGAGATCAGGACCCGGATCGCAACGCAGCAATTTTCCGGTACACACGCGAACGCGAGGCTCTTCTCTCTCCTCGTGCCTCGCGCAGCGACCAGGCGCTGAGACGCAAGAGCCGCAAGCCGGAAGATATACGCACCCCGTACTCCCGGGACGCGGACCGAATCCTCCATACCCGGGCGTACACGAGGTACATTGACAAGACTCAGGTTTTTTACCTTGTTGAAAACGACCACATCACCCACCGGGTTATCCATGTCCAGCTCGTTTCGAAGATCGCCCGCACGATCGGCCGGTGCCTGCGCCTCAACGAAGACTTGATCGAGGCGATCGCGCTCGGACACGATATCGGTCACATACCTTATGGGCATTTCGGCGAGGCCTGCCTTTCGGACCTCTGCCTGGAGCACGGGATCGGGAAATTTGCCCATAACGTTCAGAGCGTAAGATCCCTGGACAGGATTGAGGATCAGGATCTGACCATGCAGGTACTGGACGGGATCCTTTGCCATAACGGGGAAGCCGAGGATTTGCGTATGTCCCCGGAATCCTGCCCGGACTGGGCAACTTTTGATCGGAAAGTCTGCGCAAACGAGACAGGTGGGCGGCCTGGATCTCCGATGACTCTTGAGGGATGTGTGGTAAAATTTGCCGATACGATTGCATATATTGGCCGCGATCTCCAAGATGCACAAGAAGTCGGGCTTATTAAAAATCCCGGTGAGATTCCGCAGGAATGCCAAGAGGTATTTGGATCAGATAACCGCGCTATAATCGATACCCTGATTCGTGATCTACTGGAGAACAGCGATGCGGATGATAAATGTTTTATCTCCTACAGCAGGGAGGTAGAACATGCACTCGCTACACTCCGGGCATTCTCCCGGCACACCATTTACAATAACCCGAAACTGACCGCGGAGCGGGAAAAGATCCGAACGATGTACCGGGTTCTGTTCTTAACCTATCTTTCCGATATAGAATCCGATCGGCGCAGCTCAAAAATATTCTCTGATTTTATTAATGCCCCATGGGTTAATCGGGAGTACCTTCACACGACCCCGCCTGCCGGGCTCACCCGTGATTTTATTTCCGGGATGACCGATCGCTATTTCCTGAAACGATTCGAGGATTGTGTAATTCCCCACAGAATCGAAGGGGCATTTCGGTGA
- a CDS encoding UPF0179 family protein → MAETKTKVTLVGTVLAKPGTEFVYEGESPECETCKVKKACNNLNRGHRYRIITVRSTHHDCAVHLNGATAVEVMEAPVTMLISADMAMINSKIKVEFSCNKTECRSYSLCRPDGVVEGEKYVVADVLGNASDICGKGRALKLVEIRPA, encoded by the coding sequence ATGGCTGAGACAAAAACCAAAGTGACGCTTGTGGGGACGGTGCTTGCAAAACCCGGCACCGAGTTTGTGTACGAAGGCGAGTCTCCGGAATGCGAAACCTGCAAGGTCAAAAAAGCGTGTAACAATCTTAACCGGGGACACCGGTACCGGATCATCACGGTGCGGAGTACTCATCATGACTGTGCTGTCCATCTGAACGGTGCGACCGCTGTCGAAGTAATGGAGGCGCCAGTTACCATGCTCATTTCTGCAGATATGGCAATGATCAACTCCAAAATAAAGGTGGAGTTCTCCTGCAACAAAACTGAGTGCCGGAGCTATTCCCTCTGCCGGCCTGATGGTGTGGTTGAGGGTGAAAAATACGTGGTTGCCGATGTTCTGGGCAACGCGTCCGATATCTGCGGCAAGGGTCGGGCCCTCAAGCTGGTCGAGATCAGGCCTGCGTGA
- a CDS encoding tRNA uridine(34) 5-carboxymethylaminomethyl modification radical SAM/GNAT enzyme Elp3, with the protein MDEALAIREIISLILSHPQGENGIVAAKIETCRKYRLNAVPKNSAILAAATPDERETLRRILLVKPTRTLSGVAPVAVMTSPYPCPHGRCLPCPGGPSHPFSSPQSYTGEEPAAKRARENGYDPFAQVHARLSQFETLGHRVEKVELIVMGGTMTARPIEYQHEFVARCIEAMNLYPENTPAASPPAVEGVQSANEISDVRCVAITFETRPDWCRKEHINRMLDLGVTKVELGVQHLDDEILAFNRRGCTVADTAEANRLLRDAGIKVGFHMMPNLPHSTIAADKAMFETLFSDPRFKPDFLKIYPTLVTPGSEIEELWELKRYAPYDEETLIDLIAYAKMLIPEYTRLSRVQRDIPAKLIVAGSRHSNFRQLAQNRLAAQGRRCRCIRCREIGRLPSADEAEIRVIRYECCGGMEHFISAVAGDSLIGFARLRFPSAEFRPEIAGAALLRELHVYGSLVPVGIDAAEQEEYQHRNFGKILLSRAEEIAQAAGFGSMAIMSGIGVRPYYRRQGYERNGPYMVKEMP; encoded by the coding sequence ATGGATGAGGCGCTGGCGATTCGGGAGATCATCTCCCTCATCCTCTCCCATCCTCAAGGTGAGAACGGGATCGTTGCCGCAAAGATCGAGACCTGCCGGAAGTACCGGCTGAATGCGGTTCCCAAGAATTCGGCGATACTTGCCGCAGCCACTCCTGATGAGCGGGAGACTTTGCGGCGTATCCTGCTGGTCAAGCCCACCAGGACGCTCTCGGGAGTTGCGCCGGTTGCGGTCATGACCTCTCCGTATCCATGCCCGCACGGGCGGTGCCTTCCCTGCCCGGGCGGTCCTTCCCATCCTTTCAGCTCGCCCCAGAGTTACACCGGGGAAGAACCCGCAGCAAAGCGGGCCCGGGAGAATGGCTACGATCCATTTGCCCAGGTCCATGCGCGGCTCAGCCAGTTCGAGACGCTGGGGCACCGGGTGGAAAAGGTGGAATTGATTGTGATGGGCGGGACCATGACCGCCCGCCCGATTGAGTACCAGCATGAATTTGTTGCCCGGTGCATCGAAGCAATGAATCTCTATCCTGAAAACACGCCCGCAGCCTCCCCTCCGGCAGTTGAAGGAGTCCAGTCAGCAAATGAGATATCAGATGTCCGGTGCGTGGCGATCACGTTCGAAACACGCCCCGACTGGTGCAGGAAAGAACATATCAACCGGATGCTCGATCTTGGCGTTACCAAAGTGGAGCTGGGCGTCCAGCATCTGGATGACGAGATACTTGCCTTCAACCGTCGGGGATGTACGGTTGCAGACACCGCGGAAGCAAACCGGCTCCTGCGGGACGCAGGGATCAAGGTCGGATTCCACATGATGCCAAATCTGCCGCATTCGACCATCGCGGCAGATAAGGCAATGTTCGAGACTCTCTTCTCCGATCCCCGGTTTAAGCCGGATTTCCTGAAGATCTACCCGACCCTGGTCACCCCCGGCTCAGAGATCGAGGAGCTCTGGGAACTCAAGCGGTATGCCCCGTACGATGAGGAGACGCTTATCGATCTTATTGCATATGCAAAAATGCTCATCCCGGAGTACACACGCCTATCGAGGGTGCAGCGCGATATCCCGGCCAAGCTGATCGTGGCCGGATCCCGGCATTCCAATTTCCGGCAGCTGGCCCAGAACCGGCTTGCCGCACAGGGCCGGCGCTGCCGCTGCATCCGGTGCCGGGAGATCGGCCGTCTCCCCTCAGCAGATGAGGCGGAGATCCGGGTGATCCGGTACGAGTGCTGCGGGGGCATGGAACATTTCATATCGGCTGTAGCTGGTGATTCTCTGATTGGGTTTGCCCGTCTCCGGTTTCCCTCGGCCGAGTTCCGTCCTGAGATTGCCGGTGCCGCGCTCCTCCGCGAGCTCCACGTATACGGGAGCCTTGTCCCGGTGGGGATCGATGCGGCAGAACAGGAGGAGTATCAGCACCGGAATTTTGGGAAGATTCTGCTCTCCCGGGCTGAGGAGATTGCACAGGCCGCAGGCTTCGGGAGTATGGCTATTATGAGCGGCATCGGAGTCCGGCCCTATTACCGGCGGCAGGGATATGAGCGCAACGGGCCCTATATGGTAAAGGAGATGCCATGA
- the proS gene encoding proline--tRNA ligase — protein sequence METDTGALPKKQDFSEWYNEILWRAEIMDVRYPVKGLYVWFPYGFAIRKFVYQHLRELLDRDHKETLFPLLIPEQEFMKEAEHIKGFEDEVYWVTHGGTTPLEVKLALRPTSETAIYPMFALWVRSHADLPIKIYQIVNTFRYETKQTRPLIRLREITSFMESHTVHATWDEAEIQVESEIALTREFYRNLCIPIIISKRPDWDKFPGADYTIAVDAIMPNGKTLQIGTVHHLGNHFSRTFNIQYEDKNGEQKEAYQTCYGISERCIAALISLHGDDKGLILPPTVATFQVVIVPITIGKRHEDVLAAAGKLKNDLENAGLRVTLDTRDLRPGAKYYWWEIRGVPLRLELGPRDLDSGKAMAVTRTGEKTTICLANAAEDTTSILTGITDAIRAKAGEHTKSHLCTTHTMDGLDIALNEGKVAVVHWCRDRTCGDTIEEKANSSLLGTEVRSEYIEATDGPCIICGKPGKATLVGRTY from the coding sequence ATGGAAACAGACACGGGCGCCCTGCCAAAAAAGCAGGATTTTTCTGAATGGTACAACGAGATTCTGTGGCGTGCGGAGATCATGGATGTCCGCTACCCGGTAAAAGGACTCTATGTCTGGTTTCCGTACGGATTTGCGATTCGCAAGTTCGTGTACCAGCACCTTCGCGAACTGCTTGACCGGGATCACAAAGAGACACTGTTTCCCCTGCTTATCCCGGAACAGGAGTTCATGAAAGAGGCCGAGCACATCAAGGGATTTGAGGATGAAGTCTACTGGGTCACCCACGGCGGCACTACACCCCTTGAAGTGAAACTGGCCCTCCGCCCCACAAGCGAAACTGCGATCTACCCGATGTTTGCTCTCTGGGTGCGCTCCCATGCCGACCTCCCTATAAAGATCTACCAGATTGTCAACACCTTCCGGTATGAGACCAAGCAAACACGGCCACTGATCCGGCTCCGCGAGATCACCTCGTTTATGGAATCTCATACGGTCCATGCAACCTGGGACGAGGCCGAAATCCAGGTAGAATCGGAGATCGCACTCACCCGTGAATTTTATCGGAACCTCTGTATCCCGATCATCATCTCAAAGCGTCCTGACTGGGACAAATTCCCCGGTGCTGATTACACGATTGCGGTAGATGCGATCATGCCTAATGGCAAGACGCTCCAGATCGGGACTGTCCACCATCTCGGCAATCATTTTTCCCGGACCTTCAATATCCAGTACGAGGACAAGAACGGGGAGCAGAAAGAGGCATATCAGACCTGCTACGGCATTTCGGAGCGCTGTATCGCAGCGCTGATCTCCCTCCATGGGGATGACAAGGGTCTGATTCTCCCACCGACGGTCGCGACGTTCCAGGTGGTGATCGTTCCGATCACCATAGGGAAGCGCCACGAAGATGTGCTCGCAGCTGCAGGAAAACTCAAAAATGATCTCGAAAACGCCGGTCTCCGGGTCACACTCGATACGCGGGACCTGAGGCCCGGGGCGAAATATTACTGGTGGGAGATTCGGGGCGTTCCTCTCCGGCTCGAACTGGGGCCAAGGGATCTCGATTCCGGGAAAGCGATGGCAGTAACGCGGACGGGCGAGAAGACGACGATCTGCCTTGCGAATGCTGCGGAGGACACGACAAGCATTCTGACCGGGATCACGGATGCGATCCGGGCCAAAGCCGGGGAGCACACCAAATCCCATCTCTGCACGACGCACACCATGGACGGGCTGGACATCGCACTCAATGAAGGAAAGGTGGCAGTAGTGCACTGGTGCCGTGACCGGACCTGTGGGGACACTATTGAGGAAAAGGCCAACTCGAGCCTGCTCGGAACAGAGGTCAGGTCGGAATATATCGAAGCGACAGATGGGCCATGCATCATCTGCGGCAAACCAGGGAAAGCAACTCTCGTTGGCAGAACCTACTGA
- a CDS encoding DUF63 family protein has product MISDFLYKYYIDPVKYGEPYNIVETLTYAIILIIGVYLLYRWFSNSAWLLDHGIKLDSSFILATLPYVVLGGVLRVIQDTGMVGGDWQYLIVTPPIYFVLFFFTLAMIFIGGTLKKNGLIKDFLSFYAFIGCMSVFVVSLILLSWGMAHAHVDLFILAIILLMALAATVLVWGFMRYILSWEYVQDPLYIALIFGQMLDASATSYGLTFHPAVHYIEQHVVGSNLIAMTGTAFVMYPLKLVILFPAIYIMQLYRKEANATFWHLVLLAMIVVGLAPGIRDMIRMVLYV; this is encoded by the coding sequence ATGATTAGTGATTTCCTATACAAATATTACATCGATCCAGTAAAATACGGTGAACCCTACAATATTGTTGAAACACTGACTTACGCGATCATCCTTATCATAGGAGTATATTTACTGTACCGGTGGTTCTCTAACTCTGCATGGCTCTTGGATCATGGGATAAAGCTTGATTCCTCATTTATCCTTGCCACGCTGCCCTATGTTGTGCTTGGCGGCGTGCTCCGGGTGATCCAGGATACCGGGATGGTTGGGGGGGACTGGCAGTACCTGATCGTCACTCCCCCGATCTACTTTGTACTGTTCTTCTTTACCCTCGCAATGATTTTTATCGGAGGTACCCTGAAGAAAAACGGACTTATAAAAGATTTCCTGTCATTCTATGCATTCATTGGCTGCATGTCGGTTTTTGTCGTATCGCTTATCCTTCTTTCATGGGGTATGGCCCACGCTCATGTTGATCTATTCATCCTTGCGATAATCCTGCTTATGGCCCTTGCGGCAACAGTGCTGGTGTGGGGCTTCATGAGATATATCCTCTCTTGGGAATATGTGCAGGATCCTCTCTATATTGCTCTTATTTTCGGGCAGATGCTGGACGCAAGTGCCACCAGTTACGGACTCACCTTCCACCCTGCCGTACATTATATAGAGCAGCACGTGGTCGGGTCTAACCTGATTGCAATGACGGGGACCGCGTTTGTCATGTACCCGCTCAAGCTGGTCATCCTCTTCCCGGCCATCTATATCATGCAACTCTACCGTAAGGAGGCAAATGCGACCTTCTGGCACCTGGTGCTCCTTGCAATGATCGTAGTCGGCCTTGCCCCGGGTATACGTGATATGATCCGGATGGTCCTGTATGTCTGA
- a CDS encoding NAD(P)-dependent glycerol-1-phosphate dehydrogenase — protein sequence MSPDAIKLLKEKVFDKSKWMQLPRDVVIGHDVLGQIAPVCEDLKLGRSALLISGKNTMDRAGKTVQDVIGKTCDVMVYISDEISPAVIKDAEKAAKDVDFVIGVGGGRVIDTAKIVSYNLDRQFVSVPTAASHDGIASARASVPTGEGNVSLEAHPPIAIIADTCIIASAPHRLLAAGCADVISNYTAILDWEMAHRIKGEPMSEYAVALSKMTAEILVKNADLIRPNQEQSAWFVTKALVSSGVAMSIAGSSRPASGGEHKFSHALDRLAPNKALHGESCGIGTIISMYLHGGDWRGIRQSLRTIGAPVTPTDVGIADEIAVEALLMAKTIRPERFTIFDMGITRDSAEKLIQMLYAD from the coding sequence ATGAGCCCAGATGCTATAAAATTACTCAAAGAGAAGGTCTTTGACAAGTCCAAATGGATGCAGTTACCCCGTGACGTGGTGATCGGTCACGATGTCCTCGGCCAGATCGCTCCTGTGTGCGAAGATCTCAAACTGGGCAGGTCCGCCCTTTTGATCTCCGGCAAAAACACGATGGACCGGGCCGGAAAAACGGTTCAGGATGTGATCGGGAAGACCTGTGACGTAATGGTCTATATCTCCGATGAGATCAGCCCGGCTGTTATCAAGGATGCCGAGAAGGCGGCAAAGGACGTAGACTTTGTGATCGGTGTCGGAGGCGGCCGGGTTATCGATACGGCAAAGATCGTATCGTACAACCTTGATCGACAGTTCGTGTCGGTACCAACCGCTGCCTCCCACGATGGCATTGCATCAGCCCGGGCATCGGTACCTACCGGCGAAGGTAACGTTTCCCTTGAAGCTCATCCCCCCATAGCGATCATTGCAGATACCTGCATCATTGCATCTGCCCCTCACCGTCTCCTTGCGGCCGGGTGCGCTGATGTGATCTCCAATTACACAGCGATCCTTGACTGGGAGATGGCGCACCGGATCAAGGGTGAACCCATGAGTGAATATGCAGTGGCCCTTTCCAAAATGACTGCAGAGATTCTGGTGAAGAATGCCGATCTCATCCGGCCAAACCAGGAACAATCGGCATGGTTTGTCACCAAGGCCCTTGTGTCGAGCGGGGTGGCTATGAGCATTGCCGGATCGTCCCGGCCGGCCAGCGGCGGCGAGCATAAATTCTCCCATGCGCTCGACCGGCTTGCCCCCAATAAAGCTCTTCACGGTGAAAGCTGTGGGATAGGGACGATCATATCGATGTATCTCCATGGGGGCGACTGGCGGGGAATCCGTCAGTCCCTCCGGACGATCGGTGCCCCGGTAACACCGACTGACGTTGGCATAGCGGATGAGATTGCGGTAGAGGCGCTCCTTATGGCAAAGACTATCCGCCCGGAGCGCTTTACCATCTTTGACATGGGTATTACCCGGGACTCCGCGGAGAAGCTTATCCAGATGCTTTATGCGGATTGA
- a CDS encoding Mrp/NBP35 family ATP-binding protein, producing MAKKSTGALPEKPTKDTCSHECSSCATAGTCSDAKPGLPPKADIDVKHVILVLSGKGGVGKSTVSVNLAYALSSHGKKVGLLDLDMHGPNIPKMLGIEEYKLSTIGTKIEPVRVTGALSVISMAFLLPDKSTPIIWRGPMKMAAINQFLTDVNWGYLDYLVVDLPPGTGDEALTIAQLAPNVRGAVIVTTPQDVATLDSKKAIKFVEKLGLPVLGVIENMSGMVCPHCGQEIDLFGKGGGKKIADEFSVPFLGAIPIDIDMRKAGDEGRPFIIRRGDSTTWASVDKVMEALIKVVEG from the coding sequence ATGGCAAAGAAATCTACCGGCGCCCTGCCGGAAAAACCCACGAAGGATACCTGCTCCCACGAATGCTCCAGCTGCGCGACGGCAGGAACCTGCTCCGATGCAAAGCCAGGCCTGCCCCCCAAAGCGGACATCGATGTAAAGCACGTTATTCTGGTGCTTTCGGGAAAAGGCGGTGTAGGAAAATCGACAGTATCGGTAAATCTTGCCTACGCGCTCTCCAGCCACGGTAAAAAAGTCGGGCTCCTTGACTTGGATATGCATGGCCCCAATATCCCAAAGATGCTCGGGATAGAAGAGTACAAGCTCTCGACTATCGGTACCAAGATTGAACCGGTCCGGGTAACCGGTGCCCTTTCGGTTATTTCCATGGCATTTCTCCTGCCGGATAAAAGCACACCGATTATCTGGCGCGGGCCCATGAAGATGGCGGCGATCAACCAGTTCCTCACTGATGTAAACTGGGGATACCTGGACTACCTTGTCGTGGACCTTCCCCCGGGCACTGGGGATGAGGCTCTCACGATTGCTCAGCTTGCACCCAACGTGCGCGGTGCCGTGATCGTGACCACTCCTCAGGACGTTGCCACACTGGATTCAAAAAAAGCCATCAAGTTCGTGGAAAAACTCGGCCTCCCTGTGCTTGGCGTTATTGAGAATATGAGCGGGATGGTCTGTCCCCACTGCGGTCAGGAGATCGACCTTTTTGGCAAAGGCGGCGGTAAAAAGATTGCCGATGAGTTCTCGGTTCCGTTCCTTGGGGCAATTCCGATCGATATTGATATGCGTAAGGCAGGTGATGAGGGCAGACCGTTCATTATCCGGCGTGGCGACAGTACAACATGGGCGAGCGTGGACAAGGTTATGGAAGCGCTTATCAAAGTGGTCGAGGGATAA
- a CDS encoding ADP-ribosylglycohydrolase family protein, with protein MRFIREYIHPRGLLAGLAIGDALGAPLEGSPQSEAWVTNMRPGGRHFRRAGQYTDDTLQALAVAESLIACERFDPSDLVQRFLSGYRKRPEWYGPTSSAFFDLVGSGTPPHHAAWLVHRRNGGSRTNGSVMRGFPLGIFYPADHAYTISIDCSRITHYDTVAAHCSAWMTMMAADLCRGATRRRAFMHARSRCLNAEVLAVLGSFERYPRIPSLDAVQCAHAALSCFMNARTFENALLAAVNLGGDADTVGACCGALAGAYWGMNAVPERWSRMIEGYDELIRIAGALWESREDRKEQRWRADNREFLP; from the coding sequence GTGAGATTTATAAGAGAATACATTCACCCTAGGGGATTGCTGGCAGGACTCGCAATTGGGGACGCATTGGGTGCGCCTTTAGAGGGATCTCCGCAATCTGAAGCCTGGGTAACAAATATGCGGCCCGGCGGGCGCCATTTCCGGAGGGCCGGTCAGTACACGGACGACACCCTCCAGGCACTTGCGGTCGCGGAATCGCTTATTGCATGCGAGAGATTCGACCCGTCAGACCTCGTACAACGTTTTCTTTCCGGATACCGCAAACGGCCGGAATGGTACGGCCCTACCTCATCTGCTTTTTTCGATCTGGTTGGTTCCGGTACCCCGCCTCACCATGCCGCGTGGCTGGTCCACCGTCGCAATGGGGGGAGCCGGACAAACGGGAGCGTTATGAGAGGTTTTCCGCTTGGGATCTTTTACCCGGCTGACCATGCATATACCATCAGCATAGACTGCTCCCGGATCACGCACTACGACACGGTGGCCGCTCACTGCTCCGCATGGATGACCATGATGGCAGCAGACCTGTGCCGGGGCGCGACCCGGAGACGGGCTTTTATGCATGCACGCTCGCGGTGCCTGAATGCGGAAGTGCTTGCGGTCCTAGGCAGTTTCGAGCGGTACCCCCGTATCCCCTCTCTGGACGCCGTACAGTGTGCACACGCGGCGCTTTCGTGTTTCATGAACGCCAGGACATTTGAAAACGCACTCCTTGCCGCAGTCAATCTTGGCGGAGACGCGGATACCGTGGGGGCCTGCTGCGGGGCGCTTGCCGGGGCATACTGGGGTATGAACGCCGTACCGGAGCGGTGGAGCCGGATGATTGAGGGGTACGACGAGCTGATCCGTATTGCAGGGGCGTTGTGGGAGAGTCGGGAAGACCGGAAAGAACAGAGGTGGCGTGCGGATAACCGCGAGTTCTTACCATAA
- a CDS encoding stage II sporulation protein M encodes MSDSGVPTIQMRFLLRTTATVTILIFIISLIAGWIGTLHNPAIGNELLALFEKEIAGQITMDNPANMCMMIFANNLEACILLFLGGATFGILTLIILSLNGIVIGAVTEIISKGHSILFIAAAIIPHGIFEIPAFIIASTLGFCMAQSLIAEWYGVADTAADAQRFARLFLLYVLPLITVAAIVEAFITPAIIQMVA; translated from the coding sequence ATGTCTGATTCCGGTGTCCCGACCATCCAGATGAGATTCCTTTTAAGGACAACCGCAACGGTCACCATTCTTATTTTTATCATCTCCCTGATTGCAGGATGGATCGGAACCCTGCACAACCCTGCAATAGGTAACGAGCTCCTTGCCCTCTTCGAGAAAGAGATCGCAGGTCAGATTACGATGGATAACCCGGCTAACATGTGCATGATGATCTTTGCAAATAACCTCGAAGCCTGCATCCTGCTCTTTCTGGGGGGGGCCACATTCGGCATCCTGACGCTCATAATCCTGAGCCTGAACGGGATCGTAATCGGTGCAGTCACCGAGATCATCAGCAAAGGGCATTCCATACTCTTTATTGCCGCCGCCATCATCCCCCATGGAATCTTCGAGATCCCCGCATTCATTATCGCATCCACGCTTGGATTCTGTATGGCACAGTCGCTGATCGCAGAGTGGTACGGGGTTGCCGATACCGCGGCCGATGCCCAGCGGTTCGCCCGGCTGTTTCTCTTGTATGTATTGCCCCTTATCACCGTCGCAGCAATTGTCGAGGCTTTTATTACGCCGGCAATCATACAAATGGTAGCATAA
- a CDS encoding UPF0058 family protein — protein sequence MQKEELLHLHMLMVHIRKYYESTTNEEIPTERYDALEISPVHIHKDKKAHKDALLTLGEEVVTHISGHHRVHVVNYSPETVTAATQQVAVEH from the coding sequence GTGCAAAAGGAAGAGTTACTGCATCTGCATATGCTGATGGTTCACATCAGGAAGTACTACGAGAGCACTACAAACGAAGAGATTCCTACCGAACGCTACGATGCCCTTGAAATATCGCCGGTTCATATCCATAAAGACAAAAAAGCCCACAAAGACGCCCTCCTCACCCTTGGTGAAGAGGTTGTAACCCATATAAGCGGACACCACCGCGTGCATGTGGTGAACTATTCTCCTGAGACTGTAACTGCCGCAACCCAGCAGGTAGCAGTCGAACATTAA
- a CDS encoding DNA primase small subunit domain-containing protein, protein MNPATTEFVRQRFAEYYRKAMLVSPSSLAQREWGFVLFNPGAAELRMRRHIAFPERTELFDYIRNLVPSHVYYSSAYYEKPDAPTMAEKGWCGADLIFDLDADHIVKGPYDQMLSRVKTETEKLLAMLTEELGIDSKQIELVFSGGRGYHVHVRDLAFRGWGSAERRELVDYICGIGIDPAVLLNGGLVPGWPARFRSALAEYIGWLGTLSEDGAMAHLTSLEGVGKESAAGFLKKRAEILAGLSGEIDPTLLKDRVIKAVVHETEGEFRKRLNEKAALADEPVTTDIKRLIRMPTSIHGGSGMRVQPLELRDLPDFDPLVDAVVFSAREVRVDARFPLAMPMLGSTYQIQKGISTVPEAVGVFLCCRGIAEIA, encoded by the coding sequence ATGAACCCGGCGACAACGGAGTTTGTGCGGCAGCGTTTTGCGGAGTACTATCGCAAGGCCATGCTAGTTTCGCCCTCATCTCTTGCCCAGCGTGAATGGGGTTTTGTCCTTTTTAACCCGGGGGCCGCCGAGCTGCGGATGCGCCGACATATCGCATTCCCTGAACGTACGGAGCTTTTTGATTACATCAGGAACCTTGTCCCCTCTCATGTGTATTACTCGAGCGCGTACTATGAGAAACCGGATGCGCCTACCATGGCCGAGAAAGGCTGGTGTGGGGCCGACCTGATCTTCGATCTCGATGCGGATCATATTGTCAAGGGGCCCTACGACCAGATGCTCTCCCGGGTCAAAACCGAAACCGAGAAACTGCTTGCCATGCTCACTGAAGAGCTGGGGATCGATTCAAAACAGATTGAGCTGGTCTTTTCCGGTGGGAGGGGCTACCACGTGCACGTGCGGGATCTTGCCTTCCGCGGGTGGGGGAGTGCTGAGCGGCGGGAACTGGTTGACTACATCTGCGGTATCGGGATAGATCCCGCCGTGCTGCTGAACGGGGGCCTGGTGCCCGGGTGGCCAGCCCGGTTCCGCAGCGCGCTGGCGGAATATATCGGATGGCTCGGAACGCTCAGCGAAGATGGGGCGATGGCACATCTGACTTCGCTTGAAGGCGTGGGAAAAGAATCAGCAGCCGGGTTTTTGAAAAAACGTGCAGAGATCCTTGCCGGGCTCAGCGGGGAAATCGATCCCACTCTTCTCAAAGACCGGGTAATAAAAGCAGTTGTGCACGAAACTGAAGGGGAGTTTCGGAAACGGCTCAACGAGAAAGCCGCGCTTGCAGATGAACCGGTCACAACGGACATCAAGCGCCTGATCCGGATGCCAACATCCATCCATGGCGGCAGCGGGATGCGGGTCCAGCCACTTGAACTACGGGATCTGCCTGACTTTGATCCCCTTGTGGATGCAGTGGTCTTTTCTGCCCGCGAGGTCCGCGTGGACGCTCGCTTCCCGCTTGCCATGCCTATGCTGGGAAGCACTTATCAGATCCAAAAAGGGATCTCTACAGTACCCGAAGCCGTGGGCGTCTTCCTCTGCTGCCGCGGCATTGCGGAAATTGCATAA